One Centroberyx gerrardi isolate f3 chromosome 2, fCenGer3.hap1.cur.20231027, whole genome shotgun sequence DNA window includes the following coding sequences:
- the LOC144542409 gene encoding ubl carboxyl-terminal hydrolase 18-like: MRGLINYGTHCSINSVVQCLYGTRELRGLIRDIDEQEYRAPKKNTVAAMLKGLICEMDKNNHGSCDPSFLIDSMSAYSGLSFEVQEDSDLVFKCILNALTDDDGPAEKVGQLWDIKMEKRIRCLRCNVVKSTLDKLNTIPVFIEDNLPAELQEYIKQYSDNTLTMCDYHCAHCHTRTQIEITSKVLSLPPVVCMWIARVKNVGRDTVSLVKIDKRLAFPETLDLKYIMKEPEAAADALYELYAVIAHCGSHYSGHYSAYVRGDDTWYLADDTQVRLCSWDTVKSTYEAGSNFYDGVAYMLMYRRRDSSN; encoded by the coding sequence ATGCGAGGCTTGATCAATTACGGGACCCATTGTAGTATCAACAGCGTGGTGCAGTGCCTGTACGGCACCCGCGAGCTACGGGGTCTCATTCGGGACATCGACGAACAAGAATACCGGGCTCCTAAAAAGAACACGGTGGCTGCGATGCTCAAGGGTCTCATTTGCGAGATGGACAAAAACAACCACGGATCATGCGACCCGAGCTTTCTCATAGACTCCATGAGCGCATACAGTGGATTGTCTTTCGAGGTTCAGGAGGACTCAGACCTCGTCTTCAAGTGCATCCTCAACGCTCTAACAGATGACGACGGGCCTGCTGAAAAGGTTGGACAATTGTGGGACATCAAGATGGAGAAACGTATACGCTGTCTCCGTTGCAACGTAGTCAAGTCTACACTCGATAAGTTGAACACAATCCCCGTGTTTATCGAAGATAATCTTCCTGCCGAGCTGCAGGAATACATCAAACAGTACTCTGACAACACGCTGACAATGTGTGACTACCATTGTGCACATTGTCACACTAGAACCCAGATCGAAATCACAAGCAAGGTTTTGTCATTGCCCCCCGTTGTATGTATGTGGATCGCACGCGTTAAAAACGTTGGCAGAGATACCGTTAGTTTAGTCAAGATAGACAAGCGCCTCGCTTTCCCCGAGACTCTGGATCTGAAATACATCATGAAAGAACCCGAAGCGGCCGCTGACGCTCTATACGAGTTGTACGCCGTCATAGCCCACTGTGGTAGTCACTACAGTGGACATTACAGTGCTTATGTGCGGGGAGATGACACTTGGTATCTTGCGGACGACACTCAAGTTAGGTTGTGCTCGTGGGACACTGTGAAGTCAACCTACGAAGCAGGATCTAACTTTTACGATGGAGTAGCTTACATGCTCATGTACCGCAGGAGAGACAGCTCCAATTAA